The following DNA comes from Streptomyces sp. NBC_00273.
GAAGTCACGGCTGCGCGAGACGACATCGGTGGTTCCGGACAGCATCAGGCTCCAGATCCGGTCGGACGGCCCGCGCTGTTCCATGATGCTCAGGTCCCTCCGCCGTGTGGCGTCCTCAGGGCCTCCGTCACATCGGCGTGGACGGGGAACACGCCGTCCGCACCGGTGATGCGGAACATCCGGGCGACAGGCCCGTGCAGACCGGCCAGTTCGAGGCCGGCTCCCGCCTCCTGTGCCGCGAGACGCGTGTTCAGCAGCACGTTCAGCCCGGTGGAATCGCAGAATCCGAGGCCGGCCATATCGACCAGCAGCCGACGGCCCGGCGCGAGTTCCCGGTCGAGCGCGTCCCGCAGCGGCTGCGCCGTGTCGTGGTCCAGTTCCCCCGCGAGCGTGAGGACGACTGCTCCGTCCACGGTCTTCACCGCGACGGTGAAGCGTTCATTCTCCGCTTCCGGCACCATCCGGCATCACCCTTCCCGTCGTGCACTTCTGCACC
Coding sequences within:
- a CDS encoding STAS domain-containing protein, with translation MVPEAENERFTVAVKTVDGAVVLTLAGELDHDTAQPLRDALDRELAPGRRLLVDMAGLGFCDSTGLNVLLNTRLAAQEAGAGLELAGLHGPVARMFRITGADGVFPVHADVTEALRTPHGGGT